One window from the genome of Myripristis murdjan chromosome 6, fMyrMur1.1, whole genome shotgun sequence encodes:
- the LOC115360718 gene encoding protein regulator of cytokinesis 1-like isoform X1 encodes MGTAYREVHAAASVTCLNKALARLKDIWEEIGIPEDQRLQRTDAVQKHIQSLLDMMIAEEEALKRRLLNSIETCHKELKTLCTELQLPPFEEEDGCTILQLEKDSRTRLEVMRKHKQQRMEDLKALLAKDRELCRIMCCTPFGIDQDAVPSLEELKTYRSYLDDLTKEKERRHDEFVGIKSQIIVCMDDLERSPETSFERDVMCEDEDVFCLSTDNIAALRLLLSQLEEHKAENEQCCSAHRTKIQDLWDRLQIPQEEREAFSEHMVKSKKKNRDALEAEVQRLDVLKMKSMKSFIEAIRAEISLFWERCFYSQEQCQAFVSYHDDNFTEELLNLHEAEVLTLKKYYEDHRELFDGVTKWKENWTLFLELDRKANDPSRFNNRGGNLLKEQKQRTDLQKSLPKLEKSLKAQIDLWEQEHGRTFRVDGQTFLEYVQQQWDLHHSEKEKEKVERQMKKSKQTEEDMLYGTSIRTPSKRRMAGTPTPGKVRKLNGTSIASTNSTLTSGFGTICHSVQRTPLSASKGLGLRTPGNGKTPRALDRNKENISHLSRNALSGVLRSQDSSDRNFSINAVGVSYSEFARDITKASGQLNSTISHH; translated from the exons TGAAGTCCACGCAGCAGCGTCTGTGACTTGTCTCAATAAAGCACTAGCAAGGCTGAAGGACATTTGGGAAGAAATAGGGATTCCTGAGGACCAGCGGCTGCAAAGGACCGATGCTGTCCAGAAGCACATTCAA agtttGCTGGACATGATGATTGCTGAGGAAGAGGCCCTCAAGAGGAGGCTGCTGAACAGCATTGAAACTTGTCACAAGGAACTCAAAACTTTGTGTACTGAACTCCAGCTGCCCCCGTTTGAG gaggaggacgGATGCACTATTTTGCAGTTGGAGAAGGACAGCCGCACACGTCTGGAGGTCATGAGGAAGCACAAGCAGCAGAGGATGGAAGACCTCAAAGCACTTCTAGCCAAGGACCGTGAGCTGTGTCGTATAATGTGTTGCACCCCCTTTGGCATCGACCAGGATGCCGTCCCATCACTGGAGGAACTGAAGACTTATCGCTCCTACCTTGATGATCTGACCAAAGAGAAG GAGCGTCGTCATGATGAATTTGTGGGCATAAAGTCGCAGATCATCGTGTGTATGGATGATCTGGAGCGGTCCCCAGAGACCAGTTTTGAGAGGGATGTGatgtgtgaggatgaggatgtctTCTGTCTGTCAACAGACAATATTGCTGCTCTCCGGCTGCTCCTCAGTCAG TTGGAAGAACACAAGGCTGAAAATGAGCAGTGCTGTTCAGCACACCGCACTAAGATCCAAGATCTGTGGGACAGACTTCAGATTCCccaagaggagagggaggcttTCTCCGAGCACATGGTCAagtcaaagaagaaaaacagggaTGCG CTGGAGGCTGAAGTCCAACGTCTGGATGTCCTGAAGATGAAGAGCATGAAAAGTTTCATTGAGGCCATAAGAGCTGAGATTTCCCTTTTCTGGGAGAGGTGCTTTTACAGCCAAGAGCAGTGTCAAGCTTTCGTTTCATATCATGATG ATAATTTCACTGAGGAGCTTCTGAACCTGCATGAGGCTGAGGTCTTGACTCTGAAGAAGTATTATGAAGATCACAGAGAGCTCTTTGACGGAGTCACAAAATGGAAGGAGAACTGGACATTGTTCCTTGAACTTGAT AGAAAAGCGAACGATCCCTCTCGGTTTAACAACAGAGGCGGGAACCTTCTCAAAGAACAGAAGCAGAGAACTGACCTGCAAAAAAGTCTGCCCAAG TTGGAGAAGAGCCTGAAGGCTCAGATTGACCTTTGGGAGCAGGAGCATGGCAGGACGTTCCGGGTCGATGGACAGACATTCCTGGAGTATGTTCAACAGCAGTGGGATCTTCACCActcagagaaggagaaagagaaagtggaaaGG CAAATGAAGAAAAGCAAACAGACTGAGGAGGACATGCTCTATGGAACCTCCATTCGGACACCATCCAAAAGGCGGATGGCAGGGACTCCCACACCTGGCAAAGTACGAAAG CTCAATGGGACCTCGATCGCCTCCACCAACAGCACCCTCACTTCTGGCTTTGGAACGATCTGCCACTCAGTCCAGAGAACACCTCTGTCCGCCAGCAAG GGTCTTGGCCTGCGGACCCCCGGGAATGGAAAGACTCCCCGCGCACTTGACAGaaacaaggaaaacatttcCCACCTCAGTAGAAATGCTCTGAGTGGCGTGCTAAGATCTCAGGATAGTTCCGATCGCAACTTCAGCATCAACGCTGTTGGTGTCTCCTATTCAGAGTTTGCG
- the LOC115360718 gene encoding protein regulator of cytokinesis 1-like isoform X2 — MRRSEVHAAASVTCLNKALARLKDIWEEIGIPEDQRLQRTDAVQKHIQSLLDMMIAEEEALKRRLLNSIETCHKELKTLCTELQLPPFEEEDGCTILQLEKDSRTRLEVMRKHKQQRMEDLKALLAKDRELCRIMCCTPFGIDQDAVPSLEELKTYRSYLDDLTKEKERRHDEFVGIKSQIIVCMDDLERSPETSFERDVMCEDEDVFCLSTDNIAALRLLLSQLEEHKAENEQCCSAHRTKIQDLWDRLQIPQEEREAFSEHMVKSKKKNRDALEAEVQRLDVLKMKSMKSFIEAIRAEISLFWERCFYSQEQCQAFVSYHDDNFTEELLNLHEAEVLTLKKYYEDHRELFDGVTKWKENWTLFLELDRKANDPSRFNNRGGNLLKEQKQRTDLQKSLPKLEKSLKAQIDLWEQEHGRTFRVDGQTFLEYVQQQWDLHHSEKEKEKVERQMKKSKQTEEDMLYGTSIRTPSKRRMAGTPTPGKVRKLNGTSIASTNSTLTSGFGTICHSVQRTPLSASKGLGLRTPGNGKTPRALDRNKENISHLSRNALSGVLRSQDSSDRNFSINAVGVSYSEFARDITKASGQLNSTISHH, encoded by the exons TGAAGTCCACGCAGCAGCGTCTGTGACTTGTCTCAATAAAGCACTAGCAAGGCTGAAGGACATTTGGGAAGAAATAGGGATTCCTGAGGACCAGCGGCTGCAAAGGACCGATGCTGTCCAGAAGCACATTCAA agtttGCTGGACATGATGATTGCTGAGGAAGAGGCCCTCAAGAGGAGGCTGCTGAACAGCATTGAAACTTGTCACAAGGAACTCAAAACTTTGTGTACTGAACTCCAGCTGCCCCCGTTTGAG gaggaggacgGATGCACTATTTTGCAGTTGGAGAAGGACAGCCGCACACGTCTGGAGGTCATGAGGAAGCACAAGCAGCAGAGGATGGAAGACCTCAAAGCACTTCTAGCCAAGGACCGTGAGCTGTGTCGTATAATGTGTTGCACCCCCTTTGGCATCGACCAGGATGCCGTCCCATCACTGGAGGAACTGAAGACTTATCGCTCCTACCTTGATGATCTGACCAAAGAGAAG GAGCGTCGTCATGATGAATTTGTGGGCATAAAGTCGCAGATCATCGTGTGTATGGATGATCTGGAGCGGTCCCCAGAGACCAGTTTTGAGAGGGATGTGatgtgtgaggatgaggatgtctTCTGTCTGTCAACAGACAATATTGCTGCTCTCCGGCTGCTCCTCAGTCAG TTGGAAGAACACAAGGCTGAAAATGAGCAGTGCTGTTCAGCACACCGCACTAAGATCCAAGATCTGTGGGACAGACTTCAGATTCCccaagaggagagggaggcttTCTCCGAGCACATGGTCAagtcaaagaagaaaaacagggaTGCG CTGGAGGCTGAAGTCCAACGTCTGGATGTCCTGAAGATGAAGAGCATGAAAAGTTTCATTGAGGCCATAAGAGCTGAGATTTCCCTTTTCTGGGAGAGGTGCTTTTACAGCCAAGAGCAGTGTCAAGCTTTCGTTTCATATCATGATG ATAATTTCACTGAGGAGCTTCTGAACCTGCATGAGGCTGAGGTCTTGACTCTGAAGAAGTATTATGAAGATCACAGAGAGCTCTTTGACGGAGTCACAAAATGGAAGGAGAACTGGACATTGTTCCTTGAACTTGAT AGAAAAGCGAACGATCCCTCTCGGTTTAACAACAGAGGCGGGAACCTTCTCAAAGAACAGAAGCAGAGAACTGACCTGCAAAAAAGTCTGCCCAAG TTGGAGAAGAGCCTGAAGGCTCAGATTGACCTTTGGGAGCAGGAGCATGGCAGGACGTTCCGGGTCGATGGACAGACATTCCTGGAGTATGTTCAACAGCAGTGGGATCTTCACCActcagagaaggagaaagagaaagtggaaaGG CAAATGAAGAAAAGCAAACAGACTGAGGAGGACATGCTCTATGGAACCTCCATTCGGACACCATCCAAAAGGCGGATGGCAGGGACTCCCACACCTGGCAAAGTACGAAAG CTCAATGGGACCTCGATCGCCTCCACCAACAGCACCCTCACTTCTGGCTTTGGAACGATCTGCCACTCAGTCCAGAGAACACCTCTGTCCGCCAGCAAG GGTCTTGGCCTGCGGACCCCCGGGAATGGAAAGACTCCCCGCGCACTTGACAGaaacaaggaaaacatttcCCACCTCAGTAGAAATGCTCTGAGTGGCGTGCTAAGATCTCAGGATAGTTCCGATCGCAACTTCAGCATCAACGCTGTTGGTGTCTCCTATTCAGAGTTTGCG